A segment of the Acidobacteriota bacterium genome:
TCTTGCCGTTGTAGGCCCAGGGCGACGACGTGAAGGTCGCGCCGCGCTCGATGCGGACGCGGTCGTAGACCGTGCGGCCCGTGCGCGCGTCGTGGGCGGTGAAGAACCCCCGGTCGTGCAGCGTGTAGTAGATGCCCCGGTAGAGCAGCGGCGACGGGTTGTAGGACCCGATGCGCGGCTGGTACCAGCGGATGTATTCGTTGGCGCGCTGATTGGGCCCGAGGGTGATGTCGCCCTCGGCGCCCGGCAGCACGGCGTAGACCGGCCGGTGGTTGTTGCCGACGTAGCCGGAGCTGACGTAGAGGATCCCGTCGCCCGGGATCGGGGTCGGCACCGTCACGTTCGTCATGCGGCCCGCGAACCACCAGAGCAGTTTGCCGGACGGGTCGTACGACCGCACCTGGGTCTTGGCGACCGTCACGATCTCGGTGCGCAGGTCGTTGCGCCAGATGAACGGCGTCGACCAGGCGCTCACCTCGTCGCGCGCTACCCGCCAGTTCTGCTCGCCGGTGGCCGTGTCGAACGACGCCAGGTAGGACTCCTCGTCGTTGTCGTGCATCACGAGCACCTGATCGTCCAGCAGGGTGGGCGACGAGCCGGCGCCCCATCCCCACTGATCCATGTGGTGCTCCACCGGGCGGGACCAGACGAGGTTGCCGTCGAGGTCGTAGGCGAACAGGCCGAGATTGCCGAACAGGGCGTA
Coding sequences within it:
- a CDS encoding PQQ-binding-like beta-propeller repeat protein is translated as MAAREAKVKGHSGWLVGTTLPLLLLLAPYTATASDDWPQFRGPEGTAVVADDPALPEIWSATENVAWKTPIPGRGWSSPIVRGDRVFVTSVVAEEDYQGPRPGLYLPETGNETPPDPPPGTHHWMVFCLDLESGALVWQRTAHSGLVASTIHPKNSFASATPVTDGERVYALFGNLGLFAYDLDGNLVWSRPVEHHMDQWGWGAGSSPTLLDDQVLVMHDNDEESYLASFDTATGEQNWRVARDEVSAWSTPFIWRNDLRTEIVTVAKTQVRSYDPSGKLLWWFAGRMTNVTVPTPIPGDGILYVSSGYVGNNHRPVYAVLPGAEGDITLGPNQRANEYIRWYQPRIGSYNPSPLLYRGIYYTLHDRGFFTAHDARTGRTVYDRVRIERGATFTSSPWAYNGKIFALSEDGDTYVIAAGPDFSVLGKNVLGEMALASPAVVGRTLLLRTASHLYAVRR